The Chloroflexota bacterium sequence CCAATCCGCTCTTCACTGGCGACCAGTCAGAAGACCTTGCTGGGTACCTCAACGAGCGCCTGTCCGAGGGCGACGGCATCTCGATCATGGCCAAGGTCCTCGAGTCTCGGTACAAGCCGAGCAGGAAGCTCCTCGAGCACACCGCCGAAATGGTCGCCGGCCAGCAGGAGTTCATCCTCCTGGACGAGCAATTCGTCGTCTTCGAGTCGGTGCTCACCGCCGCGCGACAAGGGTTCCACGACACGCACAAGCGGGTGATCCTGGTCAAGGGCGGACCGGGCACTGGCAAATCAGTGATCGCGCTGCACCTCGTCGGACGCTTGGCGAAGGAGGGCTTCAACGCCCAGCACGCTACCGGCAGTAAGGCGTTCACCGAGAACATGCGCCGAGTCGTCGGCTCGCGTGCTCGGGCGCTCTTCGCCTACTTCAACCAGTTCGGGAACGCAGCTCCGAACGACATCGACGTCTTGATCCTTGACGAGGCGCATCGGCTGCGAAAGACATCGGCGCACCGCTTCCAGCCAAAAGCACAGCGCACCGATCTAGCTCAGGTGGATGAGCTGGTGCGATCCGCGAAGACATCGGTCTTCTTCATCGACGACCTTCAGGCGGTTCGCCCCGACGAGGTCGGCAGCACCGACCTCATCAGCGAGACGGCCCACCGCGCCGGTGCCGAGATCCAGGAGTTCGAGCTCGAGACCCAGTTCCGGTGCGCAGGCTCCAAGGGCTTCGTCACCTGGGTCGACAACACGCTCGGCCTGGACGAGACCGCGAACCCCATCTGGGATGGCAGCGAAGGCTTCGACTTCCAGATCGTCGACTCGGTCGAGCAGCTGGATGCCATGATCCGATCGAAAGCCGATGAGGGCCACACCGCGCGCCTCGTCGCCGGCTTCTGCTGGCCCTGGTCCGATCCGCTCGACGACGGCACCCTGGTGCCCGATGTGAAGGTTGGCGCCTGGCAGATGCCGTGGAACGCCAAGTCCGATGCCGGCCGCCTGGCCGACGGCATCCCGCAGGAGCGCTTCTGGGCATCTGACCCCCGCGGCATCAACCAGGTCGGCTGCATCTACACGGCTCAGGGCTTCGAGTTCGACTACGTCGGCGTCATCTTCGGCACGGACCTCCGCTGGGATCCCGCCTCCGAATCATGGGTCGCAGATCCTGGCTCATCGCACGACTCGATGGTCAAGCGTGCCAAGGGCGACGAGTTCCTGGAACTCGTGAAGCGCACCTACCGCGTCCTTCTCACCCGCGGCATGAAGGGCTGCTACGTGTACTTCGAGGATGCGGCGACGCAACAAGGCGTTCAGAGCCGCTTCGATTTGGGAAGGCTACCAGTCGAAGGCGCGGACGCGGAGCCGCGACGCGACGGGGCACTCGAACCAATCGACGTCAGTGCTTAAGCACCCCGGGTCTAACTACCGGATGATCGTGGTTCCATTGCCGCAATAGATCTGGTCGTCACCGCCTGAGCCGTCGTAGATGCATAAGCCCCACCGGGCAGCGCCGACCGTAGTCGCGATGAATTCCACACTGTATTGCGCACTACCACCAGCAGGCACGCCAGGGAGGTCGGCGTAGTCGCCGAAGAACTCGCTGACGTCGCAGGTGGGCACACATCCAACAATATCTGCGTACTGATCAATATCGGAAAACTGCAGCTTGGTGCCCGGATTAGCAGCAGTGCCAGTGTTGGACAGTTCAATGTTTACGACGATCGATCCACCGACGGCGACCTCTGTCGTATAGGTAACTTCGTCCACGGACACTTCCGACGGCACAGAGGCGGGCTCTTCATCTGTGCTTCGGTTGCCTCCGTCGCCACCACCTCCCTCAGGGCTGCACGCCGCTGCCATCAAGGCAAGCGCAACCATCGCGGGCACAAGCTTCACGCTGGATTCCCTCCCTCAGGCCGCTATGCGGCCGCATGGATCGCAAGTTACACCCTGGAGGCAAGCCAATTGATCAGATGACAATTAGGCTCTCAGGCATGGCAAGGCCTACACCTCAACGGGTGCGTCAGGAGGCGCCCGGCCAAGTGCAAAGGAGGCGGGCCACGACCGTCAAAAGGCGAGTCCTCGCACCGTTGTGCCGGGCGTTATGCTGCTGTACATCCGGACAGGGGTGGAGCCATGATCCGCGACCTCAAGGGCACCATCCAGCGCGAAGGCGCCCAGATTGGGCTGTTCATCACCCTCGAAGAGCCCTCCAAGCCGATGCTGCTCGAGACCTCCACCGCCGGCGTCTACACCTCACCCGTCTCAGGCAAGGACTACCCGCGCATCCAGATCCTGAGCATCCGCCAGCTGCTCGAAGAGCACGCTAAGCCGATGCTGCCCCTGCTCCTGATGCCCACCTACCAGCAGGCCGAGCGTATCCCCGCCAAGCAGGCCGCGGAGCAAAGAGAATTCTTGGGCTAGCAGGCGTCCCCACGCGCCGAGCCTTGTGCTCTCGGGTGCAGAGCCTTGCGGCTGGCCGGAGAGATACCTAATATCAACCGTCCGAATGACCCGTGTAAGAGCCGACCACGCCGAGCCAGCAGCCGCGTCTGACGATCTTGGGCGCGCTGAACTGCGTCTCTCTGCAGGCACGAACTATGTCTACCGTTACCACCTCGCCCCACAGCCCAGCGTTGTGGCCGACCCAATCGGGACCCCGGCCGGCCAGACGGTTCCCATGGGCACAAGTCCCATCGGTGCTGGGTTATGGATTTCCCTCCCAACGAGCCCGCTCATCCGTCAGGAGCGGACTACGTAACAGATCGCCAATGAGCGCTCCGGACCGCAGCTTGAACTCCACTTATGGGTGCCTGCGCACGAAGCGCCTCCTGGACGGCCTGTTGCGCGGCTTGAAGTAGAGCCTGCTGCCCCTGTTGTAGCGCCGCCTGGAGCGCGGGTGGGAGTGTCTGTGGGTCGATTCCGGGCAACTGGAGATTCAGATTCAGCGACACATTCAACGTTGGCGGCATCTGGCGCTGCGCTCGGACGTTGAACCTTCCGCCGAACTCGCTGCCTGACTTTGTGGTCTCAAGCGCGGCGATGATGACATCTTCGTCGTAGGTATCGACCGACATCACAGCTGCCTCTGGGTCAATGGGCGATCGCAGCTGGAGATGATCCTCGTATTCGTTTAGCAGACCCCACATCAGGACATCAAGGTCATCGGCGGCTTCCTCAACCGGCAGACCGATATCCTTTGCCTCGCGACTGCCGATGGCATGACCGTGGGCATACACCCTCTCAGCCAACGTCTCCACGATAGTTGCCATTTCCTGCTCAGTCGGAGGGCTTGCTCGCGCTAACAGCAGTCGCCTGGCGACGTCGCGAATGTGCGAGTGGGTCCGGTAGGCATTCCCAAGACTGATCGCATCTATTCGCTCAAGGAGTTTCGTGAGGGCTGTCGAGAGGGCAGCCTGATCGGACAGCTTTCCTCGGTCCTGGACAAACCGGACATATGCCATCACGTCTTCAACATTGACCGTTTCCTGCACAAGCGAACTGCCTCCCCCCGGCAATTGGACCATCCGTTGAAGGTTCATGATCGGATCGATTGGGCCGAGTTCCCCTTGACGCCCCATCACGATTTGATCCGCGCCGAGCGCTAGCAACGTACCCGCACTGTTCGCCCGGAAGGGAATAAGAACCCGCCATTCGTCGGCCGCCTGACGCAGTGCCGTTGCTAGCCGCCACGGGACATCGATTGCTCCTCCCCGGCTGTAGAGGAACAGGTCCAAGCGTTTGACGTGACCAATCTCGCGCAGCAACTCGTACATCGGCCGAACGGCGTCGTCACCGATCTGCGCCGGAACTGGTTGGCGATCGCCGGTGACATAGCTAATCACCCGGCTGCCGCGCAGCCGTTCAATTCGTCGTAAGAGCTGCACGCGTTTGGCCCGTGCCATGTCCTTCGACTCCGAGTCGACCCCGTCGACTCCTCTCCTGGCCAACCCCAACAAGCGCTATCCCGGGGAGGACTGCACCTCCGTGCCTAGGATCTGGACCACGAACGGATACTCCGCCCGTTCCCCTTCGATCTCGACGATAAAGTGGTGAAGCCCGGCCTCCTTAAATGCCAATCCGCTGAGTACGAACTGAAAGTTCAGCTGGAGCGGGAGGTTCTCAATCATGTTTTCCCTGGACTCCATGGGTGCTGTGTCGTCGATCAGCACCTGAGATCCACTGGGAGTTGCGAGCGAGAGCTTGACGTGCTTCGCTCCCCTTTCGGCATGGTCCAGCTGCGCCGAGACGAGGACTGTCAATGCGACAGGGAACGGAAGGACTGGAGCGTTGATGACACGGACACCCATCCCAAGAACGTTTAACTTGCCGTCATTGCTCTGATTGGCGCTGTCAGCTACGAGCAGATAGGCAATTCTCATTGCTTCACCCCGAGCGCCATCGTCGAGTTCTGCATTACCTCTTGGTTTCCAAGAACGACTCCCGCGTTCGCCGGCAGGGTTCTCAAGGAGGCACCCACACGCCATTCGGCGCTGTAACCGCCGCCAAACATAATGAAACGACTCGCTTGCCTCGACTGGAGAAGGCTCCAGGAAAGGCGTGAGGCGATGTCCGCCCCTAGGCGAGCCCCAGTTACTTCCGCAAGGGCGGTCGCGCAGTAGGAATTGAGGCTCACCCCTTCGCCCGTGGCCTGACCAACGAGCCGAGCGTGAAGACCCTTTGGTAAGCGCAGCACAAATTTGCCGCTGTATTCGCCTACGCGGTTGGGCTCCGGAACGTCCTGGCCGCGAGCGTCCGCGGTCGCGATCCACAGGTCAATGACGTTGGGCAGGTCCGCCATGACCTCGTCAATGGATTCGCCAGTCGCCACACAACCCGGAAGCTGTGGAACGACGGCCGTCCACGTGCCGTCCACCTCGCGACGAACATCGAGGCGATATCCCCTCGTCGGGTCATTCGTTGTCGTCTTCATTTTCGTCATCGCCGCACTCATCGATGATCCTCAGCAATTCTGTTAGCTGGCCTATCCGTACGTGCCCCTTCTTGCACGTCATGGTGATGATCGGGGGGCAGTCGTCCCGGGCATAGGTCTCGTGGCTGCCGGACTCGCGAGCGAGCTCCCACCCAGCATCAGCGAGCAGCCGCCGAACATCTCGTCACTTCGCGTTGCCTTTGTTCCTCTTCAGCCGGTCGTGTTGGTCGCGCCAACTTGGTCGCGTCACTAGGCAGACCTTAGTACTGCATACGATACTACAGAGCGCAATAGTACTCGATTCGGTGGTTCCCGTGGCGGTTTCCAATGAAACACGAGAGCCGGACTTCCGTCCGGCTCTCGTACCGCTACGGCGTGCGTCTACGGCGTGCGTCTCAACTACAGCCGCTTGTGCTCCCGCAGTTGAGGCACTTGTAGCAGCTCCCGTTGCGGACCATGATCGAGCCGCAGTCCGAGCAGGCGGGGCTGTCCGCGGTATCGAAGATCACCGTCGGCTGCCCCTTCTCCAGCCGCTCCTCTCGGGCGGGGTCGCGCAATGAGCGCTTCGCCGGCACCCGCCACCGCACAATGAAGCATGCCCATCGGAGTCCTCGGCGTACTGCTCGCGGTTGCCTCCGCCATCGCGTTCGGGGGTGGGGACTTCCTTGGCGGCTCGGCAGCGAGGCGGAACGATGCCGTGCGCGTCGCGGCGGTGGTGCAAGCCGTGGGGTTGGGCGGGCTGTTCATCGTCGCCGTTGTGGTGGGCCAGGGACTGACCGCCGCTGCGCTTGCCTTCGGGGTCGTAGCCGGCGTTGGTGGTGGAGTGGGTCTGGCGGCCCTCTATTGGGCGTTGACCAGCGGAGCCATGGGCCTCGTCACAGGGCTGACTGGTGCGACGGCGTCGCTCGTGGCGCTGGGGGTGGACGCCGCCATCCGTGGGAATGTGCCGTCCCCCATCCAGTTGATCGGGGTGGCCTGTGCGCTGGTCGCCGCGTGGCTGGTCGCCAGCGTCAAGGGCAGCGCGGTCACCGTCGGATTCATCGGTGTTGCGCTGCTGGCAGGGTCAGCCTTTGGGATCTACTTCCTGCTGCTCGAGCGTGCGGCCGAGACGAGTCCGCTCTGGGGCCTGGTCGCGGCGCGGGCGGCGGGGACCGCCGTTTTGGTCGGGGCCATTGGCCTCCGCTGGGAAGGCTTTCGGCCCGATTGGCGACCCCTCGTCGGCGCCGGCGTGCTCGATGCCGGTGCCAGTGGCCTGATCGTTGCGGCATTGCTGGTGATCCCGGTTGGGTTGGCGGCGGCGGTCTCGAACGCAAACACTCCGCTGGTCACCATGGCCCTGGCGTGGCTGCTGCTGGGCGAGCGGATGCCGCGCAGCGGGCTCTTCGCCGTGGGGCTGGCCTGTGCCGGGATCGCGCTCATCGCGCTGGGTTAGCAGTGGCTCCTAGGCCACCAGTTCGCGCGCAACTCTCGCGATGGCAGCCACCGAGGGGATCACCTCGTCTTCCAGCGACTTTGCCGCCGGGATGGGGACGTCGGGCTCCGCCAAGCGGCGCAGTCCGCGCACCCCGCTGGGGCCGAGCGCTTCGACAGTCCGCGATACCAGCTCACCTGAAAGTCCGAAGCTCTGGTAGTCCTCGTCGACCACCAGCAGCCGCCCGGTGCGAGCCACGGACGCCACGACCGTCTCGTGGTCCAGCGGGACTACGGAGCGCAGGTCCACGATCTCCGCCTCGATCCCTTCGGCAGCGAGAATCCCGGCCGCTGCGAGGCTGCGCTCGACCATGGTCGACAGCGTGGCGATGGTCAGGTCGCCGCCCGGCCGCACGACTGCCGCCTGACCGATGGGCACGGTGTATCGGCCTTCGGGGATGGTCGTCCCAAGCGCGAAGTCGCTGATCTTCTCGAGATAGACGCCCTTGTGCTCGATGACCACCACCGGGTCGTCGTCCTCGATGGCTGCCGCCAGCATGCCGCGGTAGTCATACGGGTTGCTAGGGGCCACCACCTTGAGGCCAGGCAGGTGCGCGAGCATGCCCCACAACGTCTGGGAGTGCTGAGCCGCCACACCGATCGCGCCGCCCGCGGCCCGGATGGTGATCGGCATGGCGACCCTGCCACCGGACATGTACCGGTTCTTGGCGACCGCGTTGTAGATCTGCTCCAGGCAGACGCCGAAGAAGTCGGTGAACATGATCTCGACGATCGGCCGCCATCCGCTCATCGCGAGCCCCACTGCCATCCCCGTGAAGCCCATCTCGGAGATCGGCGTGTCGCGCACCCGCCACTCACCGAAGCGCCGGAAGAGCCGACGGCTGGCCCCGAACGTGCCACCCGAGTAGCCGACATCCTCACCGATGAGGAGCGTGCGCGGATCGCGCTCCATCTCCATCTCCATCGTCTGCGCGATCAGCTCGGACAGGTTCGCGTTGGCGCGCAGCGTCACGGCTCCGCCCTTGCGAAGACATCGGTGAGGGCATTGGCGGGGTCAGGCGCCGGTGCGGCTCGCACCGATTCCAGCAGGTCGGCCATCTCAATGGTGGCCTCGCGGAGGATGCGGTCCAGGCTCGACTCGTCCGCCTCGGCACGCTCGAGCAGCCGCGCCCTCGCGATCAGGATCGGGTCGCCGGTCGCCGCCATTTCCGCGTGGGCTGCTGGTGAGCGGTAGACGTCCGGATCCCCCTCGTAATGGCCGCGGAAGCGGTGGCAGGTTGCCTCCAGGAGCGCGGGTCCCGCCCCGCTTCGGGCATGTGCGACCGCCTCGTCGAAGGCGGCGGCGAAGGCCTCCACATCGATGCCGTTCACCCGTCGCCCCCAGGCGCCGTACGCGGCCGCCCGCCCGGCGATCCCCGGCGGTGCGATCACCTCCGAGGCCGGCACGGAGATCGCGTACTCGTTGTTCTCCACCAGCACCACCAGCGGCAGCGACCAGATGGCCGCCATGTTCAGCGTCTCGTGGAACTGGCCCGTGTTCGTTCCCCCATCGCCGGTGATGCCGATCGCGACGTCATCGGTCTCCTGCAGGCGGGCGGCGTATGCGTGGCCCAGCGCCACCGGTAGCGACGAGCCAACAATGCCGGTCGTCGAGAAGCGATGGTCCGGGTCGAACAGGTGCAGGTGGCCGCCCTTGCCGCCGGCCAGCCCGACCGCCTTCTCGTAGATCTCGGCCATAAGCGGGAAGAGAGGCACCCCCTTGGCGATGGCATGCAGGTGCGGGCGGTGATTGCTCACCATCCAGTCGTCTGGGCGCAGCGCGTCGACCATCCCCGCCGCGATGCCCTCCTGGCCCTGCGCCAGGTGCAGCTCGCCTCGCAGCTCGCCACTGCGGATCCCTTCCGCGCAGGCGTCTTCAAACGCCCGCATGCGAGCCATGAGCCGATAGCGGTCGAGCAGCGATGTCATCGGAGCTCCGTGGGGTCGGGCCTGGGGCCGGCGCACGCGCACCGGCCCCAGCACGTTACTCGATCGGGATCTCGCGGTAGCGCGCGGCGATATCCACGCCCTGCGAGCGACGGTACGCCACTGCCACGAAATACCAGACCAGTCCGGCCACGAACACGGCGACCGCACCGCCCACCATCACGCCCTGATCCAGCACGAAGACCTTGTCCTGGGTGAGCCGGTACGCCCCGAACAGGCTGAACACGCCGCCCACCAATCCGGCGATCGAAAGCACCGGGATCCCGGCCCAGCGCTTGGCGATGGGCGAGTTCTCGAACTTGTCGCGCCTGACGAACGGGAAGACCAGCGCCCAGAGACAGACGACACAGAAGCTCACCGCGAAGGCGAAGAAGCCCGACACGATCGTCAGCCAGTCGGTGAAGGCGTACATTGCCAGCACCGCCGTCCCGACCACCGCGCTGACCACGATCGCCCAGTGCGGCGAGTGATTGCGCTCGTTGACCTCAGCCACGGCTGCCGGAGCCATCCCGTCGATGCCCCAGGCCAGCAGGGTCCGGGTCGTGTACGGGAGGACGGTCCCGCCCACGAAGATGGCGATCGCAATCACCCAGACGCTCATCACCACCGACAGCAGGACATTGCCGCCGGCGATGGCGGTGAAGAACGGCACGAAGGGGGGCGCGTCCAGTGGCACGCCACCCGCCGAGGCGAGGACGAAGTCGTTCCCGAACGCGCCGCGGTACAGGAACATCAGCACGATGAATACGACTCCGGTCAGCACCTGCGAGCTGACGATCCCGACCACCATCCCGCGCTGCGCGTTCTTCACCTCACCGGCGAACGAGGTGGCGGTGATCGCGAACCAGATCGAGAAGGCGGGCCACAGGACGTAGTTGAGGGTCTGGCCCAGGTCAAAGGGAGCTGCCGGCAGGACGCCAGCGGCCTCTCCATCGGCCAGCACCTGGTCATACGCGCCGGCGCCGGCCAGCGCATCGAAGTTGGACTTGAAGTCGAGGGCGCCGATGGCCGCGAGGGCCAGCGCCACCACTGTCACGCCCAGGCTCCCGATCGCCAGCCAGGCGGCCCACTTCTGCCAGCGGAAGTAGACGGCCGCCCCTCGGTAGTGAAGCCACGACATGCTCACGATCATCGCGAGTCCAATCAGGAACAGGCCCCAACCGCTCCCCGTCCAGTTGGCGAAATCCAGCAGAGCCTGGCTCTCGGCCTGGACGGCGATGCCGGCCAGGGTGGGGCTGATCGCGAACTGGGCCAGGAATGCGCCGTTCAGGCCGAGATAGAACATCTGCCAGAACGCGAACGAGAAGCTCAGCATGAACCCAGCCGCTGGGTGCAGGGTCCGCGACAGGAAGACGTACTCGCCACCCGAGCGCGGATACATGCTGGCGAAGAGGGCGTAGCTGCCGCCGATCCCCGCCGCACCAACGATCGCGATCAGCGTCCCCAGCTCCATGGAGGCGCCGGGGTACGCGCCCCACACCGCGATGGTGAAGACGATGTATGACAGGGCGATGGTTGTGAAGCCGAAGAAGAAGACATCCGCTGTGCGCACCTGCCGAACCAGGCCTGAGCTGGCCCGTGTGAACACCCCCGGCGTGGTTGGAATTCCGGTCATCTGCTGCCTCTCCCTACCTAACCTGACACCAACGTGACATCGGTGAGCCTGCCGCCGTCGATCTGGACCAGCAGGCCATCCAGGATCCCCTCCGCGTACTGACTGCCGGGGTTCGCGATCGTCACCCCGTCGAGCTTCTTCACTCCTTTCGATTCGTGGATGTGACCGTGCAGGCCGATCAGCGGCCGGTAGCGCAGGATCGCGTCGCGCGTGGCGCTGCTGCCGACGTTGATCATTTCGACGCCCGTGGCGGTGAGCTGCGGTCGTAGTTCGGCGTCGAGCCGCGGTGCCAGATCGAGCCCGCTGCCAAGCGGCGGAACGTGGAGGCTGAAGACCGTGCGACCCGGGTCGCGGACCGTGGCCGCCACCTCGTCGATGCGCGCCCCCAGCTCCTCCTCCGAGACGTCGCGCGGGCAGGCCCACGGGGTCGGATTGCCCCAGCCGATGCCCATGATCTGCAGGTCGTCATCCAGGTCGATCACCTTGCCGTTGGGATCCTCGATGAGGCTCGAGGCGGCCAGCAGGTCGTCCACCTCGAGGATGTCGTCGTTGGCGCCCGAGACGAAGACCCGCACGCCGCTGCCGCTCAACTTCGTCTCCGCCTCGTCGATCCACTCCTGCACGCGTTCCAGCGCGAGCCGGCGAAAGAGCTCGTCGATGCTCTGCTGATCCGCACCTTGAGCATCGACCTCGTCCTGGGTGCCCTCGAAGACGTATTGCCCAGCATCTGCGATCCAGGTCCTGAGCCGATCCAGCTCATCCCTCGTCTCCGCCGTCCGAGCCACCCCCATGAAGGTCGCGGTTCGCTTGCCACCGGCTCCCTCGACGATCGGGACCACGAACTTCCCGGTGATGTCACCCCCGACGATAATGTGGTCCGCCCCGTACACCGACGCGGTATTCAGGAACTTCTTCCAGCATTTCCGAGATGCATGGATATCCGAGCAGAAGTAGATGCGCACCCTCGTCCGTTCCGCACCGCGTCGCTCTTGCCACCCAGCCTATCGGGCGATAGGCTGACGCGATGAACATAGCCCCCGACTCGCGGGACTGTCAAGAGTGATTCCATCGCCGGTTAGCGTCGAGGCGAGCCTCCTGCAGGACGAGGCTGCCAGGCTGGGCGTGACGCTGCGCCTCATCGGCTCGCTGGCGGTCAGTCTCCGCTGTGAGACGACCCGCCACCTGACGGAGCTGCTCGGCCGGCGCGTGCCGCGCGACATCGATTTCGTGGGCTATTCGACACAGGCGGAGCCGATCGAGAAGCTATTCGCGTCACGCGGCTACCTCCTGCATCCCGCCGTGCGCAACAGTCGCGAGTGGGGCGTCAAGCGCCTGATCTACACCGATGCCATCGGTCACAAGGTGGACGTATTCCTGGACGAGCTGGTGATGGCCCACACCATCACCTTCGCCGGGCGCCTCGAGCGCGACGAGCGAACTGTCTCACTGGCCGACCTGCTTCTCTCCAAGCTCCAGATCCATCGGATCACGGAGAACGACCTGATCGACATGGTGGTCCTGCTGGGGGCCGCCGGCTTCGGGCCAGGGGAGGACCAAATCGACCTGGCCTACATCGCCGGCATCATGGCCGCCGACTGGGGGTTCTTTCACACCACCCTGGCCAACCTCGCCAAGCTGGGCGAGGCGGTGGAACGCTACTCGGCGTTGTCGGGAGAGGTCGCCGCGACCGTTCGCGCACGCGCGCGGGAGCTCGCGGAGGCGATCGAGGCCGCGCCCAAGACCACGCGCTGGCGGCTGCGCGCCCGAATCGGCACGCGCGTGCCCTGGTACGAGGACGTGGAGGAGGTCGACCGGTGACCGCCACCACGAAGGGACTCGCCGTTGGTCGCTCGTCCACGCCCGCCAGGTCGACTCGCGAGCGGATCCTGTTCGTTGCCGCCGAGCTGTTCGCCCAGCAGGGGTTCCACGGCACCACCACCCGCGAGATCGCCGCGGCGGTCGGCGTGCGCCAGCCGTCCCTCTTTCATCACTTCCCGTCGAAGGGGACCATCGCCGAGGGGCTGCTCGAATGGGACCTCGGACTTGCCCTGCCGCAGGTCAAGGAGATCGCCGCGCTGCCCGAGCCCGCAGCGGTGCGGCTGTATCGGTACCTGCTCTACGACGTTGGGCACCTGTCGAGCGCGCCCTACAACCTGAGCGCCATCTACAACGAGGAGGTCATCGGCTCGTCGGACTTCGCCAGGTGGGCCCGATTGCGCGACGAATTGCACGACGTGGTGCAAGGCATTGTTGCCGATGGGATCGCCAGCGGCGAGTTCATCCAGATCCCCGCGGCGCTGGTGCGACAGGCGATCGCCGGCATCCTGGTCCGAGCCCTCACGCTCCAGAGCGGAGGACGCGGCGAAGGGAGCCTTCTCGCGGACCACGTGGCCTTGCTGTTGGTGAGGGGCCTGCTGTCCGACCCCAGCCGTATCGACGAGATCAGCCGCCTCGCCGCCCAACCGCCGCGCTTGCCCTGATCACCGGTTGAAATGCTGAGGCCGCCTTGCGGCGGCCTCGCGGCCAACAGTCGAAACTGTCGGGGGTGCGCGATCAGTCTACGGGCAATTCAGCCCTTCTTCGCTACGCGCTTCGGCCGAAGCGGAGCCGCAGTGCGCCTGGCGTCCTCCTCATCGGTCACCTCTCGGAAGTGGCCCTTGGCGCGGGCGGCGAATCGAACGTAGGGGTTTGGCCGTGCCCGGCTGAAGTCGAATGGCTTCTGGAGGTCAGCCTCTTCCTCGTCGTCGTCGTGGGTCTGCTTCATAGCGTCTTCGTTCCTGCGGCGTGGCAGGCCGTGCGGAGATGATCCGAATGTTAGTGCCTCGTTCTGTGAACGCAACGACAACGATGGCTCCGTGCTGTGTTCTGCCAATCAGCCGCTGCCGCACCTCCGATTGTGAGTGGCGCGCGTCAAACGTGATGACAGCGCGATGGTCCGCGAAGGCCGAAGACGCGGACTCGAAGGTCACCCCATGTCTTGCAAGGTTGCGCCTGTTCTTTGTGGGATCCCATTGGTATTCAGGGGGAACTCATCCAATCCATCTCGTCACACAGCGAAGGAGCGGGGAGGATGCTCCCCGCCCCTTACCGGCGCGTTAGCGGCCGATTATCTGGACCCGGGTCAGCTACACCCGCTCGTCGAGCCGCAGTTGAGGCACTTGTAACAGCTCCCGTTGCGGACCATGATCGAGCCGCAGTCCGAGCAGGAGGGGCTGTCCGCGGTATCGAAGATCACCGTCGGCTGCCCCTTCTCCAGTCGCTCCTCCCGACCCGCCGCATGCCCATTACTGGCCACAACCTTCAACCCGTCCAGGATGCCAGGCACTGAATCCGGTGCTGCCTGACTCGCTTCAGTGGTGGAAGAGCCAGACGTCGTCGCCTCATCCGTCGCCAAAGCATCCTGCCCCGAAGCCTCAA is a genomic window containing:
- a CDS encoding metallophosphoesterase, whose translation is MRIYFCSDIHASRKCWKKFLNTASVYGADHIIVGGDITGKFVVPIVEGAGGKRTATFMGVARTAETRDELDRLRTWIADAGQYVFEGTQDEVDAQGADQQSIDELFRRLALERVQEWIDEAETKLSGSGVRVFVSGANDDILEVDDLLAASSLIEDPNGKVIDLDDDLQIMGIGWGNPTPWACPRDVSEEELGARIDEVAATVRDPGRTVFSLHVPPLGSGLDLAPRLDAELRPQLTATGVEMINVGSSATRDAILRYRPLIGLHGHIHESKGVKKLDGVTIANPGSQYAEGILDGLLVQIDGGRLTDVTLVSG
- a CDS encoding TetR/AcrR family transcriptional regulator yields the protein MTATTKGLAVGRSSTPARSTRERILFVAAELFAQQGFHGTTTREIAAAVGVRQPSLFHHFPSKGTIAEGLLEWDLGLALPQVKEIAALPEPAAVRLYRYLLYDVGHLSSAPYNLSAIYNEEVIGSSDFARWARLRDELHDVVQGIVADGIASGEFIQIPAALVRQAIAGILVRALTLQSGGRGEGSLLADHVALLLVRGLLSDPSRIDEISRLAAQPPRLP